From the Tursiops truncatus isolate mTurTru1 chromosome 6, mTurTru1.mat.Y, whole genome shotgun sequence genome, the window AAAGGTTGACTGGCATAATCTAATCTCTTCATTTAGTGAAATGATCCAAGTAAAGGCTTCGAAAGACTTGTTCAAGGTGAAGGTGGCAGGCGGAGCCATCACACCTGCtgggaataaattattttacttgcTGGAGAGGCATTTCTggatccttgtctttttttttttttttgagcagccCCATAGTGAATAAGCTGAAAGACCTAAGTTTGTTGGGCAAAGTGAGATTTTCATTAAGGATTTATGGAACGTGGGGCTTGGCCAAGTACCTGAGCCACTGTAGTGTTTTCACATGGTGATAAATCCCACTGTTGTGTTGGCAGACAAATGTCTTAACTTTCTGCTAAGAAGTTCTTGAGGCGCAGTGATTTTTAGGAGTAAACTTACTTGCTGAGAGTAGATTGGAGACTGCAAGAGAAAAGGAATTCTTTAGCtatcatgtaaaataaaatattcctaattcTTGGGTATCTGCCAGTTCCATACATAAGAACATAgggtgtttttcctgttttcttggaACGGGGTAGGAGAACCAATGGAGCTCAGTGGGCAGTGCCTTCTGCTATAGGTGGAGgccaagaggagaaaaaaaaaaaaatcacaatcttCTTGAATAGGAGGACTTCACAGTGGTCATGATTCCTGATTCACACAAGCCCAGCCATTGTTTACCTTTCCAGAAAGCAGTCTGCTTAGGGCTTTCAGCCTGAGGGGGTAGTTAGATCAGGAACCATGGAGTGGCTATATTTTGTCAAATATAAGAAATTGAACTGGAAAGGTTACTGCATCAGGGCCTTGTGTGCCACAGATATAGGCAGACTCGGGACAATTCTCATTTAAAGGAAGTGACTTGTCTGAATTTTCTGAGCACAGCGTGAGCACAAGGCAAAGAACAAATCTCAGAGGGATTAGATTGGGACTTTTGTGGGCTTTTCCTCAAATAAGAGAGGTTCTTCTGGCAAAACTTTCTTATACTTTCACCAGCCCTGGATCCTTtcgttttgctttttgtttttttttttcctctcagaagGTAATAGAGAGCAAGGTGAGTTGTTCGAATGGTTTCTGGATTCATTCACTAAAACTGTAGAATTTAGACGTGGTGGGGTTGGCCAGACCTTCTGTGCCGGGCACAGATCTGGCTGTGAAGACATGCCCAAGGCCTGTGGTCAGCGAAGCCTTCAGACGCACAGAGGAGCTACTCAACGCGTGGTTTGGTCTTTCACGATATGGAAGATGCCTTTGACTGCAGCTTCTGCTTACTCTGCGTCTTAATCAGTTCTGTAATGAAGACCCAGCAGCATATCTGCAACTTCCctttaattttacaatttttataatgAGAGTTCTTGTAGTGTGAAAAGTGTCTGTGGAAACCCAGCCAGCATGCTGAAGAGTCTACAAAGGAATACAGCGATTTTCTGTCTCTGCCGTTGGGGTGAGGTTTGGCTCTAGAGGAGAGAAATCGGGTCCCTCTTGATCTCCAGGCTCGGGCAAGAATGGCTTCAGAGTTTCCAAGGAATTTCCTGATGGACCCATGACATTTCAGAGAATGCATTCGACCCTAAGAGTGGTTTTCGCTCATTTGGAAGAACAAAATGAGCTGGGATCTCATTTGTCATGGTTGCCTTTTGAGAATTTTAGCATGTGGAGGcgtcttcattttgttttgtttctcaagGAGAATATTGTCAGGACGCTTCTCAGAATTGGACTTATCTGGTGAACTGCAGGTTCCCCTTCGCAGACAATGAAGTCTAAAGCTCCTGAGATACCACCctgcttcctccctttcttttctagtcccttctctcctcttttatCTCCTTATTCAAATCACACGCTTCCTTTTCTAAGGACAGGAGAGCTGGCAGGCTGCCTATTGGCCGGTTGGCCTCAATTAGCCTTATATCATTGCAAAGGAATGCATGAATTCTCCAGAAGGTATGTACTATCTCTTTCTGTATTAGACACTCACTACCTGCTTTCATAACAGGTCACTCAGCCAGAATGGCCTCTTGTTTACATATCTGATATTTTGTTGGTCATTTGGATTAGATCATCTCATTTTAATAATGATCCCCGAGGTTATCTGTTATGAAATATTACTCCAACATGCTCTGTAAAACTTGAAAACTTGATTCAGGAAAACAAAGCTAAAATAAGAGAACCTGAAGGCTAGCATCCTTGGCCGCAAGGTGACTGGGGTTATTAATCTGCAGATTGCCTGCTTCAGACTCTGTCCCAGAGATGGAACAGAGGCCACACATGGGCATTGGCAGGACTCAGGCTCGCGTGGTATTTCTCTGCTACTATTTAAATTCAGTCTCATCTTGGGGGTTACATATGTGATTGCAAATTAatcctttctcttctgaaaatttGGTTTTGAAGAACAGCTGTGTCTCCCTTCTGAATTCCTTAATTATTTATCCTCCCTGATATGTTAAACCTTTCATTAGTGTGGTGAATTGCCAAGAGTACACAGAACTGCTTAGATCATGTAGCAAACAGTATAAACATTGGATAGGACATTTGAAGACACCACATGGTGAGCCAGGATCTATAGTTGTACCAAATGTTGTGGGATCAATGTAGGTATCTTGTTGTTGGAAGTTCtttgttggtttattttgttggcttatttttttttaatcactgtaaCATGGGAAGAGTATGTATGTCATTTGTACTTATTCAGAAGTGTTCTAACAGAAGTGTTAAATCTGGAGGGCACATGCCCCTATCTGAGTTCAaattaaatcaagaaaatgaattatttcatatATACGTACACGTATGTACGTATATACGTATGTGCAGAGGACAGGCACCCTGTGATACATGTGTTTGCATATATATGCATGCCTGTGTGTGCATATCTACAGTCTGTATTTGCATTTGTAAGTGTGATTCCGTAACTACTGTTCCTTTTCCTGAAAGGAGATTTCTACCTCTATTTCTTGATCCAGTCCTGTTTGGAAAGAtgctttaaatgatttttaaattagaacTCCCACTTCGACCATGACAAGAGTAAATGATAAGCAGTGATGTACAACACGTCTTGTTGCTAAAAGTGGATtagttagtgattttttttttcccctcatttttcaTCCTAAGCATGaaaattcttctttcctcccaAACCACGTTCCTGGGGCTTGAAATAAGAGATGTTAACTTCCCAACACACCCCGCAGCTCTTTGACCTCATCATAGCAACAGTTTCCGATCTCAAATACATTTGTAGAATGATCTTTAAGTTCctgatttttctgtctttctagcTGAACGGTGCCGAAGTTTATGCATTCCACTAACTGATAACTGGTTTTTCCAATCATGGGAAAGGAAAGTAAGAAAAGCACAGACAATAGGTGCTCACTAAAGCCTTTTCTTAGAATTGTGATTCAAGAGAACGGAGGAGTTCAGTGTCTTACAAATGAAACTAGGTTTCTGGAGTGGACATAGGAAAAGCATCTTACGGTGTTTCTGGTTCTATTTCTCAAAGGCTTTGAAGCTTATAATTAGTTGCTCTTGAATCCCTGTGGCTGTGGTGCTTCACAGCTTTATTTCTGGTCTGCAGTCCTTCAGTCAGAGAACAGGGTAGGTCCAGGCAACGCCTGCACCTTTTCATTTGGACACTTCCCGGAGACAGTTGGGATTTTGACTTGAAGACCGTGTTCGTGCTCCATGCAATCCTGGAGAACAGTGCTCGCCGAGGTGACCCAGGTGAGGGTTGTGGTGGCAGGATTGTAGGAGTGCCCTCAAACACCCAGGgcgcctcccttctcccctcctgtctgggcagtgAGTGGGGAGGACACATGATGAACCTGTGGATTGTCCCCTTTCACCTTCACAGGAGGAAAATGGAGGCATAATGGGTCTCTGAAATTGTGAACACAGAAAGTGGGTGGGCAGACGGTAGGAATTAAAAttggtgggtttttttaagttgaagtgtagttgatttacagcgctgtgttactttctgtgtttttaatttattttttaattttttaattttttggccacaccgcatggcatgtgggatcttaagttcccggaccaggggttgaacctgcgccccctgcagtggaagtgcagagtcctaaccactggaccgccagggaattaaTTCCCTGTGTTACTTTCTGaagtatagcaaagtgattcaattatatatatagatctacttatctgtctttttttagattcttttccgtcatagtttattacaagatattgaacatagttccctgtgctatacagtaggaccttgccatcttttttttatatatagtagtttgattctgttaatcccaaactcctaatttatccctccctcccccttccctctttggtaaccataagtttgtttcctatgtcggggagtctgtttctgttttgaaaataggTTCAAAATTGGTGTTTTTAAGATTGAGGAAGAGCAGCTGGTGGccattctctccctttcccccttctcAGCTGTATATTCCCAATCCTTAACAAGATCTCtggattttctttaaatatgtcttcAAGAGTTTGTCCAATATGGAAAGTTGGGTTTGGGGTTTCCCATCAAAACCCCACCTCTTGAAAACTCTATAGACTTATCCATGTAAATTGCACAGACCAACACGTGGCAATCCGTAGTGCAGAGTCGTGGATAATTAGTATGGTCAATTAGTATGGTCGTCTAGAGGTTTCACATTAGGAGGACTAATCACATTAGGTGCTAGCTTATTTGGGAACGAATCCATTTTTCACCTGCCTGCCAAGGCCTCATCATGGGTGGTGGTGTGAGTCTAGTCGTCCGATGCCTGTTTGACCTTGAGGGGCCTGGAGATATTGCATTGGGAGTAGGAGATGGggccggtggggggggggggacacgcTTGTTTGATTTGTAGATTCATCTCATGACCTTTTGAAATAGCATTTCTTTCAGTTAGTTCAGAAGCTTCCTCTTCGGCTTTTGATTTTGCTGATTTggtcagtgggaaaaaaaaaaatactgctaatcTCATTATCgcagtagaatttttaaataaagtaaatagaTAGGAGATCAAGGCTTTTAACTTGAAATCGTCATTTGGTAGCAGCTCAGTGTCTGGTGTAGCCTTTTAGGGTTGCTGTTCTTTCTCGGTTGATGAAACAGTCAAATATGCAAGAGAGTATTTCTCATCTTTGTTCCCATCTTTGTTGTTGGTTTCTCAGAGGATTACCATCTGCTGCAAAAACATCCTCGAGCTGATGGATGGGTCATCCTCAGGTCCagctttctttgtctctctcctcccctgttCCGTCTCCGCCTCCCTCCTCTCACTTTTCGCCCATGTGTGCGTCCTCAGTCTCATAAACACGTCAAGTTTCTGTGTCTTTGATTGTTTAGGCCATGCAGgcaatttctgtttccttctgtcAGCGTCTCCAGGAGCAATGTGTGCACAAAGACAAAATGGCTTTCAGAGGAGGCCACATCCTCATCTGAGGACTCAGTGCAGACATCCAGTTGAAGGCCACTCGGTGGTAACCAGACACTGGTTCTCTCGGCAGCCTGGAGATTAACCTCTTCTAAGGCTCTGTGCTATTTTTGAGGTAGAGTCTGCAACAACATTAAAGCTAGAACCTATTAGGAAATCACTTTCATCATCTCTTCTTTTTCCAAatcagtggctttttttttttttcctgatctccTAACCCTTTAATCTCCTTTGTAGCAGAGCAAGGAGACCGTTGGTTTGTTTGCATCCAGCGAAGTTTGAATCCTTCCTTGCTAAGAGCTTCGGAAGACACCAAGATATTAGAGAACCGTGCAGAGAGATGAATTTCATCTCGGGGTGGATGACTTAATGCCAAAGGTGCCCTGCTTTCCTTGGGCAGAACTGTCATTTTTTTGGTGGATGTTGTGCGAACTAGGCTCAAACTTTCCAAAAGACACACAGCAGAAAGCCTTTTGTTGCATTATTTCTAAAGGCTTGAAGTTTTGAAGGGAAGAGATTTTGTTTTGCTCTCGGCTACACAATGGAGCTTTCAGAGAACCTCTTTTAAAAGGAATAGCTACAGCCTTTGTGTTGAAGGGTGTGCCTGTTGGCAGGGTCCGCTGATGCAGACAGACTGGCTGGTGATTAACAAAGGTCATTAGACTTTGGAATCTGGCAAGCAGAGTCGGATGGTATGTCTTCTGTGTGTGGAAGGACGACTCCCAAGAAGCCAAGGCATTCTGGAGGTTCCCCCCTCCAGCCCACCCCCAAAGGCAGCTGGAGAACAGGGTCTGGTCCAGGAACGTCCTGCGGTAACCAGGGCTGTGCTGGGATGAACGGACTAGCCCATCAGGCATGGGATAAAAGAACCTTCGGAGATCCTGGTGAATGACATTTGAGGAGGAGAGAGGTGCTGCTTTTTCGGGAAGGAGTGAAAACAGTTCCTCCTTTgttgggaggaggagggcagaggaggggcccAGGCTGCTCCTCTCCTGTTGCCTCGGCCCGGCAGCCTGGCAGCATCCATCCCAGAGAAGCCATGTTGTGCTCAGAAGGGAGGCTCTGAGCTAAAATGGCCGCTCCTGAAGCTCAGAGGACTAGGGCAGCTTAGTGAGACTTAGAGCTCCAGTGACGCAGGAGCTCCTATCTCTTGAAAGTGTGATAAACACATTCAGCAGAGCTGTGGCTTGTTTGGCTGAGATGAAAGGACTaagctggggggatggggagcgCACACTGGATGATCTGCCTTTTTGCCGTGAAGTGTTCTAAATGCAGGAGTCGTCTGCACTATGGAAAAATTTGTGTTCAGGTCTAATGGGCTGTGCGAAAAGGAGAAGTGGGGTGGGGCCTCGGTGACGGCTGTAATTTGATCCAGAGCTGATAGCAACCTCTTCCACACAATTTGGGTTGGTGCTGAGACACAAAAGCTGGTGTGGCTGGGAATATGGAGGCTGAGTTAGCCGACAGGGACTCTGGTGCACAGTTCAGGGTTTattgaaaaaaaggagaaattgctGGGTGAAAGGGGAGAAGGTAAATCTCTGTGTGTCTCACTCTGCAAGCTCAGGCTGTCCAGAGCTGGACTTGCCAGGAGTTATTTTCACAGGAGCATTCTTTCAGAGAAAATCCTCCTGCCATAGCTCCTTTCACTGCATTGACAGATTTCTCCACAGTATTCTTCCTGCAGAAATCATTGATCTTTTACAATAAAAGTATAGAAAGTTGCTGTACGATCAAAGTATCGAAAGATTTGGCTTGTGGCTTTTGTTCTTGGACATCTGGTTCTAGATTACAGTGACTCAGTAGAGTTTGCTATGAGCTCAGTGAAGTAACTCAGTCATTAAGATAATAACTGGGTATCTCAACTTAAGATAGGAAGGCGTATGCCTTCTCATACATTTTTAACTTCTTAATGGTGGGCCGCTCCATTGAGTTCGTGTGAAGCTATCTGTATCTTTCAATCACACAGTAAATAGCAGGACAGAGGCAGCCGGGCAAGTTTTACTTTATTCTGAATCAGGTTCACTGCTTGTTATGGCCAAGTATGCACTCCACATTTGTAAAGGGGAGAAGTAGAAAAAGGGAAAGTCCTGCCTTAGAAGCCCTTCTTCCAAACCACGTGCATTTCTGTTGCCTTAGTGTAAATCGAGGTACCGAGGTGCAACCTGAAACTAGAAACTGGATTGTCATCTAAAGTTGGTTGTTTAAGAATCtcttgagaaatattttatgaCCTAATTAGATTGGAGAAGCTGTTAGGTTATAATTGGTAGGTAGTAAAAAGCAAATAACCATTTagctcatgaaaaaaaaaaaataaaccgtttaaagaagggaagaaggaggtgTACCGCAATATCAGTTAAGAGAgtagaagaataaaaagatacAATAAAAGCGCTTCCTACTGCCACTCAGAGATTCAGTACTGTTTCACCATTTGGTGATAAAACATCAATGTTTTACAGTATTAAAACAGCTAATGAAGAGTGAAGTTTGTCCTTTCTTCTGTTTGGCCCCCTCTTTACTTCTGAGAAGATTCTGGTTCAAAAATAAAACTGGTCCCAGCCGGAATCAAAGTCAGTATTAACCTACCAAGAAATCTGAATTCAGTCAAGAAATTCAGAAACTACTAAAACTTTTGAAGTATTAGGGGTTTCTTTGGCACATAGCACTTGCAGATACATCAAGCTAGAAAAAGTTTACCTGGTTTTTCCCCCCTTCTTTGAAGTTAGGAAGTCAAGGACACCATCCCTGTTATGTCTGATTTCCTTTCTTTGGCCAGTGTTCCATCTGGCAAAGTCCAGTGAGAGGAAATGGCCGATATTGGAATTTCTTCCATCAATGGACTTGTAGCCCCAGCAGCCTGGGGTACGCGATGAGCGCAGGCCTTAAGGTGTTTCGTCTGCCTTCTGCCACCGCAGGTTCCTAATGTGAGAGGGTAGACCCAGATGATGGAGGTGCTTCAGTGCGATGGCTGTGACTTTAGAGCCCCGTCTTACGAAGATCTCAAGGCGCATATCCAGGATGTCCACACGGCATTTCTGCAGCCGACGGACGTTGCCGAAGACAATGCGAACGAGCCGCGCTCTGGGTCCATGAATGCCAGTAACCAGACAGAGGTGGAGTTTTCGTCTATAAAGGATGAATTTGTGATTGCAGAGGACTTATCAGGTAAATCTGTCCTGGGCTCGGCATATCTGATGTATTTCACTGCCCTCATCTATTTTGAGCCTGTAGCcgtggttctttttttttggacagGAGAGTAGGACTTATTGGTGGGCGTGAGTAAGGAGGGGACGGTGCCAAGGCTCTCCTGAGTGCAGGGTCCGCCGCTTGCCCAGAGGGCCAGGATTACGGATGTATTTGACCTCACAGCCATCTGGGATGAGCTGCTTTTCTGCCACCTTGTTTTCAAATTCATCTGCATTAAACTTAGTAAATGCCCACTTCTTGGAGATGTGGCTCTTCTGGTGGCCAGGGAACTTGAACTTGGCCCTGTGGAGGGCCTTAATCACATGCTCCTTGTTCTGCAGCCTGGTGCGGATGGACCTTATGACTTGGCCAGCGTGGACCCTGGCCACTGTGCCCTGGGGCTTTTCAAAGGCACCGCACATACCTGTCTGGAGCCTAGATTGGGCACAACATGCCAGTCATGAATGTCCACTGGAAAGGGCTGTCTGCAAGGTCCCTTAAGGCAACCAGTACAGGCAGCAGGCTGCATACAGTACCGAGGAGTCTGTAGCCGTGGTTCCTGACATGCATGGTTCCCACAGAGTTTCTTGCTCTCTGcgagcctcttttttttttttggccatgctgcaaggcttgtgggatctttaaaggttccccgaccagggattgaacctgggccacggcagtggaaaaacgctgagtcctaaccactggaccgccagggaattcccacttgtGAGCCATTTTTGTGGTTTGGGCATCACGTTTCTCTTCTTGAGTAGCCCAGGTTATTGTTCTTTCAGCTTCCTCTGTTTCTTAGCTTCCCTTCAGTTTGGAGCACAGGGTAGTATCTTGGAAAGTTCTAGAATGAATATTGCAGTCTGTGAAACTTGCATTTTCATAGCTCTGTGGCACATGAATCGAGATGTGGAGACTCTTGCACCTGAAGCCAAGCACTGCCTTCCGTCCGTGAGAAGCAACGTGTTTATGTTCGTTAACGCTTCGTTAATACTCTTCAGGGCCTCATCTTGAGATGTTAGGCTTTTTGAATGTGATGTTTATTAATGAAGGATAATTGAGAAGAAAATGGATTTGCATGATTGAATTTCTTGACTCGCTTTTGCTATGCTTTTCTCTTCCCACTTACCTTATGCCTTCTCTTTAGGTCAAAATGCAACTGCATTGGGGACCGGAAGTTACTATGGCCATAGTCCAGGATATTACGGTCAGCATATTGCCTCTAATCCCAAACCAACAAGCAAGTTTTTTCAATGCAAGTTTTGCGTACGCTACTTCAGGTCAAAAAACCTCCTCATTGAACACACTAGGAAGGTCCACGGAGCTCAAGCTGAAGGGAGTTCAGCGGGACCTCCTGTTCCAGGATCCTTAAATTATAATATCATGATGCACGAGGGATTCGGAAAGGTCTTCTCTTGCCAGTTTTGCACATACAAGTCACCAAGGAGGGCAAGAATAATTAAGCATCAGAAGATGTATCACAAAAACAATTTGAAGGAGACCActgctcctccccctgcccctgctccGATGCCAGACCCAGTGGTCCCACCCGTGTCCCTGCAGGACCCCTGCAAGGAGCTGCCGGCGGAGGTCGTGGAGCGCAGCATCCTAGAATCTATGGTCAAGCCTCTGACCAAGTCTCGAGGCAACTTTTGCTGTGAGTGGTGCAGCTATCAGACCCCCCGCCGGGAACGCTGGTGTGACCACATGATGAAGAAACACCGCAGCATGGTCAAGATCCTGTCCAGTCTCAGGCAGCAGCAAGAAGGGACTAATCTGCCTGATGTGCAGAACAAGAACGCTCCCAGCCCCACTTCTAACTCCACCTATCTGTCTGTGAATGCTGCCAGCCGGGAGCTACCCAACACTAACGTCTCCACCTTCAGGGGCTCCATCGGCAACTCCATCATGAGACCCAATTCTTCTTCCGCTTCCAAGTTTTCGCCCATGTCTTACCCTCAGATGAAGCCGAAGTCACCTCACAATTCTGGCCTCGTCAGCTTGGCGGAGAGATCCCGTTACGGAATGACTGACATGACCAATTCTTCTGCCGACCTGGAAACTAACAGCATGCTGAATGACTCTAGTTCCGACGAAGAGTTAAATGAAATAGACAGTGAGAATGGCTTAACTGCTCTGGATCATCAGACAGCAGGCATGTCCGCGGAGCAGCTGATGGGCTCAGAGGGCAACAAATTATTGGAGACCAAGGGGATCCCATTTAGAAGATTCATGAACAGGTTCCAGTGCCCCTTTTGTCCGTTCCTCACCATGCATCGACGTAGCATCTCCCGTCACATAGAAAACATCCACTTATCCGGAAAGACAGCCGTCTACAAATGTGATGAATGTCCATTTACTTGCAAGAGCTCGTTAAAACTTGGGGCTCACAAACAGTGTCACACGGGTACAACGTCAGACTGGGATGCTGTGAATTCCCAGAGTGAAAGCATCGCTTCTCCGCTGCACGAAGGTGTCGTGTCTTACGAGAGCTCGAGCATCAATGGGAGAAAGTCGGGGGTCGTGCTGGAGCCCCTGCAGCAGCAAcagccgcccccgccgcccccgccgcccccgcctccGTCACAGCCTCAGCCGCCGCAGCTGCAGCCGCCCCATCAGgtgccgcccccgcccccgccgcccgcgcAGGCCCCGCCCCTGCACCCCTACAAGTGCACCATGTGTAATTACTCCACCACGACTCTGAAAGGGCTGAGGGTGCATCAGCAGCACAAACACTCCTTCTGCGACAACTTGCCAAAATTCGAGGGGCAGCCCTCCAGCCTGCCAGCGGACGGCGAGACAGACAGCCACCCCTCTTCCAGCAACACTGTGAAGAAAAGTCAGACCTCAATTCTTGGGCTGTCCTCCAAGAACAATTTTGTAGCTAAGGCCTCTAGGAAACTCGCTAATGACTTTCCTCTCGACTTATCGCCCGTGAAGAAGAGGACCCGGATTGACGAGATCGCAAGCAACCTGCAGAGCAGAATTAACCAAACCAAACAGCAGGAAGATGCGGTGATCAACGTGGAGGatgacgaggaggaggaggaagacaacGAGGTGGAGATCGAGGTGGAGCTGGACCGGGAAGAAGAGCCACCGGAGCCCATCCTGGAGGTGCCCACGTCCTTCTCAGCGCAGCAGATCTGGGCGAGAGATGCCCCTGAGCCCCAGAAGGAGCCCAGCTTCAGAACCGTCACCCACGATTACAATGCCACCAACGGGGCTGAGATAGAGCTCACCCTTTCTGAAGATGAAGAGGATTATTATGGCTCCTCCACGAACATGAAAGATCACCAGGTTTCCAGCGCTGCTCTGCTCAACACCCAGACTCCTATCTACGGAACTGAGCACGGTAATGAAAATGCGGACTTTAGCGACTCGGGAAGGCTTTATTATTGCAAACACTGTGACTTTAACAACAAATCTGCCCGGAGCGTCAGCACCCACTACCAGCGCATGCACCCGTACATTAAATTCAGCTTCAGGTACATCTTGGACCCCAACGATCACAGCGCAGTGTACAGGTGCCTGGAATGCTACATCGATTACACCAACTTCGAAGACCTGCAGCAGCATTACGGCGAACACCACCCAGAAGCCATGAACGTCCTCAACTTCGACCACTCGGACCTGATCTACCGGTGTCGGTTTTGTTCCTACACGAGCCCCAACGTCCGAAGCCTGATGCCGCACTACCAGAGAATGCACCCCACCGTCAAGATTAACAATGCGATGATATTTTCGAGCTACGTGGTGGAGCAGCAGGAGGGGCCGAACACGGAGTCCCAGACGCTGAGGGAGATCCTGAATTCGGCTCCCAAGAACATGGCCGCGTCCGCTGCCGTGGCCCGTGGCGGCGGGGTGCCAGCTCCGTTCCCTAAGAACACCCCTTCCAAGACCTTTCCTCCAGAATGTGAAAATCAGAAGGACCCCTCGGTCAGCACCGTCGTCGTGTACGATTGTGACGTTTGCTCCTTCGCGAGCCCCAACATGCACTCTGTGTTGGTTCATTATCAGAAGAAACACCCGGAAGAAAAGGCCTCCTACTTTAGGATCCAGAAAACCATGCGAATGGTGTCTGTGGACAGGGGCTCTGCCCTTTCTCGGTTGTCATTTGAGGTGGGTGCTCCAGTGTCTCCCAAAATATCCGCCATGggttccccaccccccccaccgcccccgccaCCAGACCTCGGTACCGAGCTTTACTACTGCAAACACTGCTCCTACAGCAATCGGTCAGTTGTGGGAGTCCTTGTCCACTACCAGAAAAGACACCCAGAGATAAAGGTTACCGCCAAATATATCAGACAGGCTCCTCCCACAGCCGCAATGACGCGAGGGGCCGATGGGCCCCAAGGCTCCCCCCGGGCACCGGCCCCCAGGCAGCAGCTCAGCCGGAGCGGCTCCGAGAGAGACGGCCCTCCCGCGGAGAGTGAGATGTTCTTCTGCCAGCACTGTGATTACGGGAACCGCACGGTCAAAGGTGTCCT encodes:
- the ZNF462 gene encoding zinc finger protein 462 isoform X5, which translates into the protein MMEVLQCDGCDFRAPSYEDLKAHIQDVHTAFLQPTDVAEDNANEPRSGSMNASNQTEVEFSSIKDEFVIAEDLSGQNATALGTGSYYGHSPGYYGQHIASNPKPTSKFFQCKFCVRYFRSKNLLIEHTRKVHGAQAEGSSAGPPVPGSLNYNIMMHEGFGKVFSCQFCTYKSPRRARIIKHQKMYHKNNLKETTAPPPAPAPMPDPVVPPVSLQDPCKELPAEVVERSILESMVKPLTKSRGNFCCEWCSYQTPRRERWCDHMMKKHRSMVKILSSLRQQQEGTNLPDVQNKNAPSPTSNSTYLSVNAASRELPNTNVSTFRGSIGNSIMRPNSSSASKFSPMSYPQMKPKSPHNSGLVSLAERSRYGMTDMTNSSADLETNSMLNDSSSDEELNEIDSENGLTALDHQTAGMSAEQLMGSEGNKLLETKGIPFRRFMNRFQCPFCPFLTMHRRSISRHIENIHLSGKTAVYKCDECPFTCKSSLKLGAHKQCHTGTTSDWDAVNSQSESIASPLHEGVVSYESSSINGRKSGVVLEPLQQQQPPPPPPPPPPPSQPQPPQLQPPHQVPPPPPPPAQAPPLHPYKCTMCNYSTTTLKGLRVHQQHKHSFCDNLPKFEGQPSSLPADGETDSHPSSSNTVKKSQTSILGLSSKNNFVAKASRKLANDFPLDLSPVKKRTRIDEIASNLQSRINQTKQQEDAVINVEDDEEEEEDNEVEIEVELDREEEPPEPILEVPTSFSAQQIWARDAPEPQKEPSFRTVTHDYNATNGAEIELTLSEDEEDYYGSSTNMKDHQVSSAALLNTQTPIYGTEHGNENADFSDSGRLYYCKHCDFNNKSARSVSTHYQRMHPYIKFSFRYILDPNDHSAVYRCLECYIDYTNFEDLQQHYGEHHPEAMNVLNFDHSDLIYRCRFCSYTSPNVRSLMPHYQRMHPTVKINNAMIFSSYVVEQQEGPNTESQTLREILNSAPKNMAASAAVARGGGVPAPFPKNTPSKTFPPECENQKDPSVSTVVVYDCDVCSFASPNMHSVLVHYQKKHPEEKASYFRIQKTMRMVSVDRGSALSRLSFEPFGHLEEVPKIKERKVVGYKCKFCVEVHPTLRAICNHLRKHVQYGSVPAVSAAVKGLRSHERSHLALAMFTREDKYSCQYCSFVSAFRHNLDRHMQTHHGHHKPFRCKLCSFKSSYNSRLKTHILKAHAGEHAYKCSWCAFSTMTISQLKEHSLKVHGKALTLPRPRIVSLLSSHAHHSSSQKATPAEEVEDSNDSSYSEPPDVQQQLNHYQSAALARNNSRVSPVPLSGAAGGTEQKTEAVLHCEFCEFSSGYIQSIRRHYRDKHGGKKLFKCKDCSFYTGFKSAFTMHVEAGHSAVPEEGPKDLRCPLCLYHTKYKRNMIDHIVLHREERVVPIEVCRSKLSKYLQGVVFRCDKCTFTCSSDESLQQHIEKHNELKPYKCQLCYYETKHTEELDSHLRDEHKVSRNFELVGRVNLDQLEQMKEKMESSSSDEEDKEEEMNSKADGRDLMRFSDRGAAINTEKRFPCEFCGRAFSQGSEWERHVLRHGMALNDTKLVSQEEIHLKDSMEDSIKVPSIEEKEDDEAIGIDFSLKNEPVAICVVAADKSLLENAEAKKE